From Triticum aestivum cultivar Chinese Spring chromosome 7B, IWGSC CS RefSeq v2.1, whole genome shotgun sequence:
atttatctttttcaccagaggtggatcaaaacttttgacacccaaccatttttgtcaattgtgcattatatatggcctagaattttataaaattgattaggtccaattttgcaacaaatatatggtaggtccttcacaaaaaaactcattttgggcactcggaaaaatgaaaaatgtattttccgtccaaagaaaataaaaaatcccttaggcaacattgtttgtcattccaagatgcccccttgtgcacaatatgagattatttgaacaaactataccatgaatgtggccataagattgatcatttggcttgaaagccgtgaatcttcacacatgatagctcatttctgagaacacttttttaaaatagttaccgtattacaagtttattatttttcctggaaacttggtcacatataatgacacaatgcgaaggttttccaattttttgattttttttgtttgaattttttatgcccgtttcaaaatgcgatcaaaacggcggacttgaccgttcctagctagtggttgaatcttggaatttttttggtgtttttctgattaaatagatacttatttacctagaaatgatttttagaaaaaataaagagcaaactacgaggtagttACAGTTCAAATTTggcccgcttctagctgaatcagcggaaatttgtcattttcaccagaggtggatcaaaactttttacacccagcTATTTGGTTAATTGTTCAtaaaatatgtcctagtattttaaaaaattgatttggtacaattttgcaacaaatatgtggtaggtccttcaaaaaaaaccttttttcgggcactcgaaaataTTTTGACAACAAACTATTTGGACAATTGGACATAAAATATGGTCTAATGATTTCTAAAAATGGTGTGGTgtcattttgcaacaaatatttggtagatcTTTAAAAAAAACAATCATTGTTACTCGAAAAATACAAAATGCTTTTCTTGTGAAAAACCTTATTTTTATTAAACTACAaccaatttaaatggtcataaCATCTTCAAAGTGTTTACTGCTTTCTGATTGGTCTATAAGCCTCTCACGCGGATCATGCTCAAACACCGTCGGATACTGCCGATCCGACGGCAGCCCTCGTCCCCTCACACTCTCACCCCTCGTCCGTCTCACCCCCCCTCGTCCAAATCCTAGCTTCCCTCGCGCCGCACCCGAGCCATGCCTCCTTCCCTCCTCACGCCGCCACCCAcccaccgcctcctccctcccaCAGCTCGCCGCCGACGGTCTCCCCTCTCCCATCCGCTTCCCTCCCACCCCAGACGGAtcgcccctctctcctctcctgcaacccctctctctctccccgcacTTTACAGCGACAGCAAGCACTCCCAGATCCATCCGGATGCTGGACATGGAGGAGTCCGCGCAGCCCAAGCCCGCCGACCCCTCGGAACCGGAGCTCTCCTCGGACCCGCCCAAGGGCGCGGGGACGAACGCGGACGGCTGGCGCCGAGGCCGCCGCCGGAAGAGGcggagaaccctagccgccgccgcgtcgccgatGGGGATCTTCGACCTGCTCGACCTGGCCGACGGCGCCTCGGGCGACGAGGCCGTCGCCCGCGTCGTCAAGAAGGTCATCCCGCCCGACGACCCTGACAAGCCCACCAAGGCCTCCAagaagcccgccgccgccgccgccaaggacgCCGCCAACGCCCCCAAGGACGACCAGCCGCCCCAGCACCACGAGCACCAGCAGTACCCCCCAAGGTATCGCGCGTGCCCTCTCCCGATCTGTAGATTATCTGGTCCCGAAACCTTCTTCCGTGTTGGTTAAATCTTTGTAGATCCTTGCATCTGGCGTTATATTGCTCTAGTTTTGGTGGCACAAAGGGGCTCGATTTCTAGTTAAGGTCTACATAATGCTTCTTTGTTTCACGCTTCCTGGTTGTTCAATCATTAAATTGCTTCAGACAGAATCCGGCAGGCAGATTCTTTGTTCATCTATGCATACATCTTGTTCTATTAATTTATATACCATCTGATTATGCCATAATTGATCTGTTGGCTCTATCTACTATGCATGTAAATATGTTATACAAACTCTTGAAACTCCCTGGTCGCTCATCAGTATATATGCAACTGTTGATCTGATCTCACACTGGCTTATGCTATATGGAAATTGAAACTTCAAATTGATGTGTGCCCCACATTGTATTTGAACTATGTGTCTGACTCTGGCTGTGGCACCTGAATTTTGTTTGCAAGCAGGTGATGTTTCTGATATGGAAACTGTTGTACCTGCACCGGTTTCTTCAGACGAGGGACATGACGCTACTGCAGCAATGCAAGAAGAGGCCGTGCATCTTCAAAACGACGAGCAAAAGGAACCTACTGGTTGAGGAGCATAGCCAGGAAGATGCAGGTGATGTTCCTGCTATGGAAACTGCACAGGTTTCCTTTGACGATGAAAATGATGATACTGAAGAAATAGAAGAGGAGCAGGGTCAGGAAGACGAAGGTGGGACAAAGACTTCAGTAACAACTTATAAATTGATACGTCTCCCATGTTTTGTTGTAGCTGCAGTCTCATGAAATCTGAAATTGACAAGAATTTTGTGTGCAATCAGGTCGTGTGGAAACTGTTGTGCCGGTTTCTTCAGACGGGGCAAGTGGTGGTACCGAAGAAATGGAAGAAGAGGACCAGCAAGGTAAGGACAGTTTGCATCAAATCAGTATGCTTGCGCTATTTGATTCACTACCTGACGCGAATTCTCTTTTTGCA
This genomic window contains:
- the LOC123159802 gene encoding uncharacterized protein → MFLIWKLLYLHRFLQTRDMTLLQQCKKRPCIFKTTSKRNLLVEEHSQEDAGDVPAMETAQVSFDDENDDTEEIEEEQGQEDEGRVETVVPVSSDGASGGTEEMEEEDQQAVVSDAETVTVSSDEGADDAAPPCRASQDLASPLATTGMILHQVGLVGHNPVMEKLKISDTIAPMFSGDVGLADLLVGLDCVCFYRYSICAPPEIYFALPSS